A window of Polypterus senegalus isolate Bchr_013 chromosome 14, ASM1683550v1, whole genome shotgun sequence contains these coding sequences:
- the angptl1a gene encoding angiopoietin-related protein 1a has translation MRALLWTALSIVCLSALAESKQAASRRRARSTDEYEVNKKCSYTFLIPQQKVTGPICANSKGPTLEKDRVTKMDLENVKDVLTKQKREMETLQLVVDVDGNIVNEMKLLRKESRNMNSRVTQLYMQLLHEIIRKRDNSLEISQLETRILNVTSEMFRMGSRYKELEAHYSMLAALVNNQSIMISMLEEQCMRTFNKKDLPVMPPLVQVVPPNIPHNNRYTSILYGGNEIQRDQNPAYPQEQEMVLNKSPTGSPIGIPPVLITVNTDGPFKDCYHVRNAGYAASGIYLVKPENSNSVMQVWCEHGLDNGGWTVIQRRMDGSVNFFRNWENYKKGFGDIDKEYWLGLENIYSLTKQGSYRLLIELEDWTDKKVYAEYSSFHVEPETDYYRLRLGTYQGNAGDSLMWHNGKQFTTLDRDKDAYSGNCAHFHKGGWWYNSCAQSNLNGVWYRGGQYRSKFQDGIYWAEYRGGSYSLRRVQMLLRPID, from the exons ATGCGTGCCCTGCTGTGGACCGCTCTGTCGATAGTCTGCCTCTCAGCTCTGGCCGAGAGCAAGCAGGCCGCCAGCAGGAGGCGAGCCCGCTCCACAGACGAGTACGAGGTCAACAAGAAATGCTCTTACACCTTCCTGATTCCCCAGCAGAAAGTCACGGGACCCATCTGTGCTAACTCCAAGGGGCCGACGCTCGAGAAGGACAGGGTGACCAAGATGGACTTGGAGAACGTCAAAGATGTGCTAACCAAGCAGAAGCGGGAGATGGAGACCCTGCAGCTGGTGGTGGACGTAGACGGCAACATCGTCAACGAGATGAAGCTGCTGAGGAAGGAGAGCCGCAACATGAACTCCCGGGTGACCCAGCTGTACATGCAGCTGCTGCACGAAATCATCCGCAAGCGCGACAACTCGCTAGAGATCTCGCAGCTCGAGACCCGCATACTCAACGTCACCTCAGAGATGTTCAGAATGGGCAGCCGCTACAAGGAGCTGGAGGCTCACTACTCCATGCTGGCGGCCCTGGTCAACAACCAGTCCATAATGATCTCCATGCTAGAAGAGCAGTGCATGAGAACCTTCAACAAAAAGGACCTCCCCGTCATGCCACCGCTGGTGCAGGTGGTGCCACCAAACATCCCTCACAATAACCGCTACACCAGCATCCTCTATGGGGGCAATGAAATCCAGAGGGACCAAAACCCGGCGTACCCCCAGGAACAGGAGATGGTCCTCAACAAGTCCCCGACGGGCAGCCCCATTGGGATCCCTCCAGTTCTCATCACTGTCAACACAGACG GCCCTTTCAAGGACTGCTACCACGTGCGGAATGCCGGCTACGCTGCCAGTGGCATTTACCTGGTCAAACCGGAAAACAGCAACAGCGTAATGCAGGTGTGGTGTGAGCACGGCTTGGACAACGGGGGCTGGACGGTCATTCAGCGGCGAATGGACGGATCGGTCAACTTCTTCAGAAACTGGGAGAACTACAAG AAAGGATTTGGGGACATCGACAAggagtactggctgggcctggaGAACATCTACAGCCTCACCAAGCAGGGCAGCTACCGCCTACTCATCGAGCTGGAGGACTGGACAGACAAGAAGGTGTACGCCGAATACAGCAGCTTCCACGTGGAGCCCGAGACCGACTACTACAGGCTGCGGCTGGGAACGTACCAGGGCAACGCCGGCGATTCCCTCATGTGGCACAATGGCAAGCAGTTCACCACGCTGGATCGGGATAAGGATGCTTACTCAG GTAACTGTGCCCACTTCCATAAGGGGGGCTGGTGGTACAACTCCTGTGCTCAGTCCAACCTGAACGGAGTCTGGTACCGAGGAGGCCAGTACCGCAGCAAATTCCAGGACGGGATCTACTGGGCCGAGTACCGAGGAGGCTCCTACTCCCTGCGGAGAGTTCAAATGCTCCTCCGGCCCATTGACTAA
- the fam20b gene encoding glycosaminoglycan xylosylkinase, producing MKLKQRLVLLAALLVVFILAKVFLLDGGEGSVASRQDLRAFQRMEGGLRLQRGARLDHTLQSPWEVAAQWVGPREVYPDETPELGAVLAAMATSRIERADVGYKGTQLKALLVLEGGQKVVFKPKRYPRDYVVEGEPYAGYDRHNAEVAAFHLDRILGFRRAPLVVGRFVNLRTEIKAVASEQLLGTFLMQGNNSCFYGKCYYCRESEPACAEGDVMEGSVTLWLPDVWPLQKHRHPWGRTYREGKLARWEYDESYCDAVKKMAPYDSGPRLLDIIDTAIFDYLIGNADRHHYESFQDDGGASMLILLDNAKSFGNPALDERSILAPVYQCCMVRVSTWNRLNLLRGGVLSSALRTATAHDPVYPTLAEAHLAALDRRLEGVLTIVRQCVETLGADSVLVEDRMRLSHS from the exons ATGAAGCTCAAGCAGAGGCTGGTGCTGCTCGCCGCCCTGCTGGTGGTCTTCATCCTGGCCAAGGTCTTCCTGCTCGATGGCGGCGAGGGCTCGGTGGCCAGTCGACAGGACCTGCGCGCCTTTCAGCGCATGGAGGGGGGCTTGCGGCTCCAGCGGGGCGCGCGTCTCGACCACACTCTTCAGTCCCCCTGGGAAGTGGCTGCCCAGTGGGTGGGACCCCGCGAGGTCTACCCGGATGAGACCCCCGAGCTGGGGGCGGTGCTGGCCGCCATGGCGACGAGCCGCATCGAGCGGGCCGACGTGGGCTACAAAGGGAcgcagctgaaggccctgctggtACTGGAAGGGGGACAGAAGGTGGTCTTCAAGCCGAAGCG GTACCCCCGGGACTACGTAGTGGAGGGGGAGCCGTACGCGGGATACGACCGGCACAATGCCGAGGTGGCCGCCTTTCACCTGGACAG GATCCTGGGCTTTCGCAGGGCCCCGCTGGTGGTGGGCCGCTTTGTGAACCTGCGGACGGAGATCAAGGCCGTGGCCAGCGAGCAGCTGCTCGGCACCTTCCTGATGCAGG GGAACAACAGCTGCTTCTACGGCAAATGCTACTACTGTCGGGAGAGCGAGCCGGCCTGCGCCGAAGGGGACGTCATGGAGGGCTCGGTCACCCTGTGGCTGCCCGACGTGTGGCCACTGCAGAAGCACCGGCACCCGTGGGGACGGACCTACCGTGAGGGCAAGCTGGCGAG GTGGGAGTATGACGAGAGTTACTGCGATGCTGTGAAGAAGATGGCGCCCTACGACTCGGGGCCCCGGCTGCTGGACATCATAGACACGGCCATCTTTGATTACCTCATTGGCAACGCTGACCGGCACCACTACGAGAGCTTCCAGGATGACGGCGGTGCCAGCATGCTCATCCTGCTGGATAATGCCAAGAG CTTTGGAAACCCGGCTCTTGACGAGCGAAGTATCCTGGCCCCCGTGTACCAGTGCTGCAT GGTTCGTGTCTCCACTTGGAACCGCTTGAACTTGTTGCGCGGTGGGGTCTTGAGCTCGGCCCTGAGGACCGCCACGGCCCACGACCCCGTCTACCCCACCCTCGCAGAAGCCCACCTGGCGGCCCTGGACCGGCGGCTGGAGGGGGTGCTGACCATCGTGCGCCAGTGCGTGGAGACCCTTGGTGCCGACTCGGTGCTAGTGGAGGACCGCATGAGATTGTCGCACTCGTAG